Proteins encoded within one genomic window of bacterium:
- a CDS encoding TIM barrel protein has translation MTPIKQGICWGILCRGDITPDQAIAHAKRIGLSAFDFAPEDQWARIKDAGLELSLVGGHASLRDGMNKPENHGRIVDELTANIDKAAEFGIHNLCCFSGDRYFGLSEIAGTEICAECMSRIAPYAEEKGVTLTMELLNSRVSHPGYQCDHTEWGVHMCKLVGSPRVKLLYDIFHMQIMEGDLIRTIQNNIQYIAHFHTAGNPGRNDLDDQQEIYYPAIARAVAALDYDGFVTHEFGPKGDNVAAVEQAFAAWTV, from the coding sequence GTGACACCAATCAAGCAGGGCATTTGCTGGGGGATCCTGTGCCGGGGCGACATCACGCCTGACCAGGCCATCGCTCACGCCAAGCGCATCGGGCTCTCGGCCTTTGACTTCGCGCCTGAGGACCAGTGGGCGCGCATCAAAGATGCCGGGCTGGAGCTGTCGCTCGTTGGCGGCCATGCGTCGCTGCGCGATGGTATGAACAAGCCCGAGAACCATGGCCGCATCGTGGACGAGCTGACCGCCAACATTGACAAGGCGGCCGAGTTCGGCATCCACAACCTGTGCTGCTTCTCGGGCGACCGGTACTTCGGCCTGTCCGAGATTGCCGGCACCGAGATCTGTGCCGAGTGCATGAGCCGCATCGCGCCCTATGCCGAGGAGAAGGGCGTGACGCTGACCATGGAGCTGCTCAACAGCCGCGTCAGCCACCCCGGCTATCAGTGCGATCACACCGAGTGGGGCGTGCACATGTGCAAGCTCGTGGGCTCCCCGCGCGTCAAGCTCCTGTACGACATCTTCCACATGCAGATCATGGAAGGCGACCTGATCCGCACGATCCAGAACAACATCCAGTACATCGCCCACTTCCACACCGCCGGCAACCCCGGGCGCAATGATCTCGATGACCAGCAGGAGATCTACTACCCGGCCATCGCCCGTGCCGTGGCGGCGCTGGACTACGACGGCTTCGTCACCCACGAGTTCGGCCCCAAGGGCGACAACGTGGCGGCCGTCGAGCAGGCCTTCGCAGCCTGGACGGTCTAG